From Aquila chrysaetos chrysaetos chromosome 3, bAquChr1.4, whole genome shotgun sequence, the proteins below share one genomic window:
- the CRYGN gene encoding LOW QUALITY PROTEIN: gamma-crystallin N (The sequence of the model RefSeq protein was modified relative to this genomic sequence to represent the inferred CDS: substituted 1 base at 1 genomic stop codon), with amino-acid sequence MTSFLPKRSLILKRSGEPRQQSGVAEXGCWHPSRHQPRLPPPAGCYIAGCPTFLSIAVLVWLPLLVLDSSQEKMSQYSGKITFYEGKCFTGRKLEVCGSCGSFQDRGFLNRVNSICVQSGAWVCFDHPDFRGQQYILEHGEYPDFYRWNGRSDHLGSCRPVGMHGEHYRIEIFEGSHFSGPSLELTEDCSFLQGQGWDKTCINALKVYGDGAWVLYEEPNYRGRMYVVERGEFSSFNAWQARSASVQSIRRVINYF; translated from the exons ATGACATCCTTTCTTCCCAAACGGTCTTTAATCTTGAAACGAAGCGGTGAACCAAGGCAGCAGAGCGGGGTTGCTGAGTGAGGCTGCTGGCAT CCCTCACGACACCAGCCCCGTCTCCCCCCTCCCGCTGGCTGCTATATAGCGGGGTGTCCAACGTTTCTGTCCATCGCAGTTTTGGTTTGGCTCCCGCTTTTGGTCTTGGATAGCAGCCAGGAGAAAATGTCTCAATACTCAGGAAAA atCACGTTCTACGAAGGCAAATGCTTCACGGGCAGAAAGCTGGAGGTCTGCGGCAGCTGCGGCAGCTTCCAGGACCGAGGTTTCCTCAACCGGGTCAACTCCATCTGTGTCCAGAGCGGGGCTTGGGTCTGCTTCGATCACCCCGATTTCCGAGGGCAGCAGTACATCCTGGAGCACGGCGAGTACCCCGACTTCTATCGCTGGAACGGCCGCAGTGACCACCTGGGCTCCTGCCGGCCCGTCGGGATG CACGGCGAGCATTACAGGATCGAAATATTTGAGGGGAGCCATTTTAGCGGTCCCAGCCTGGAGCTGACAGAAGATTGCTCCTTCCTGCAGGGACAAGGCTGGGACAAGACCTGCATCAACGCCCTCAAAGTGTACGGGGACGGCGC GTGGGTGCTGTATGAGGAGCCCAACTACCGAGGCCGTATGTATGTGGTGGAGCGGGGCGAGTTCAGCAGCTTCAATGCGTGGCAGGCACGCAGCGCGAGCGTCCAGTCCATCAGAAGAGTCATCAACTACTTCTAG